The window GGCGCGTTGAGGCTCACGGCGAGCTCGGCGCGCGTGCCGGCGAAAAACGCGGGCAGCTTGTCGGCGACGCCCACGGTGCTCACGGTGACGCGTGAGGGCGCGAAGCCGAAGGCGCGATCGTCGGTGAGCAGGCGGAGCGCGCGCAGCACCTCGGGCAGGTTGTCGAAGGGCTCGCCCATGCCCATGAAGACGAGGTTCGAGAGGGGCGGCGCGCCGCCGGCCTCGTGAAAGATCGCGCGGGCGAGGCGGACCTGGTCGATGATCTCGCCCGCGGCGAGCTGGCGCTCGAGCCCGAGCCGGCCCGTCTCGCAGAACGCGCAGGCGCGCGCGCAGCCGACCTGGCTCGAGATGCAGAGCGTGGTGCGGCCGGGGCCGGGGATGAGGACGGACTCGACGAGGGCGCCGTCGGCCCGCGCGCGAAATAGCAGCCGGATCGTGCCGTCCTCCGCGGGCGCGCGCTCGTGCAGCGTGAGGGCCGGCGCGGGATCGAGGGCGTCGAGCGCCTCGTGGGCCCAGGCGCCGATGCCGAGGTCGGCGAAGGTCGAGCGGCCCCAGGGGATCTCTGCGGCGTCGTCGCGGGAGAAGGCGTGCCGCACGATCCGGGCGGCGGCCGAGCGAGCGGCCG is drawn from Polyangium spumosum and contains these coding sequences:
- the rlmN gene encoding 23S rRNA (adenine(2503)-C(2))-methyltransferase RlmN; translation: MDVLDKRGGIPLVSRAARGDTLLASHDAGSLTERLVARGGSPSAARSAAARIVRHAFSRDDAAEIPWGRSTFADLGIGAWAHEALDALDPAPALTLHERAPAEDGTIRLLFRARADGALVESVLIPGPGRTTLCISSQVGCARACAFCETGRLGLERQLAAGEIIDQVRLARAIFHEAGGAPPLSNLVFMGMGEPFDNLPEVLRALRLLTDDRAFGFAPSRVTVSTVGVADKLPAFFAGTRAELAVSLNAPDDERRRTIMPINTRFPLAALRDAIVGALPPGRRVLFEYVLFDRWNDAPEDADLLAAYVRPIRCRVNVIPCNPGPDPSLRPPTQERLDAFVARLSSHGVTTLVRRPRGRDVGGACGQLAGARRAERTFSLATPKLPT